In Pectinophora gossypiella chromosome 17, ilPecGoss1.1, whole genome shotgun sequence, one DNA window encodes the following:
- the LOC126374228 gene encoding mediator of RNA polymerase II transcription subunit 29-like: MNQMNMHGNVPVNPPVGAAPNVGMHIPSAGTVMQQPSPQQMQPGPGPGGPGPGPAMPQQPQQDKMDNISKVKTLMGSLREAIPTTLKSAAQILHQNHTTDSNSQKGVTDTPVLRFDKNLEELYSLCDQMELHLRTAVTCIQQAQSASHYLPLTVIPSRLDSGSTQETTLSYPAYLNTVRLQISYAKDIHDLLVAAAQNIAPTE, encoded by the exons ATGAATCAAATGAACATGCACGGTAATGTGCCAGTAAACCCCCCTGTGGGTGCAGCACCCAACGTGGGTATGCACATACCGTCGGCTGGCACGGTGATGCAGCAACCGTCTCCGCAGCAGATGCAGCCGGGACCCGGTCCGGGAGGGCCGGGGCCGGGGCCTGCCATGCCGCAACAGCCCCAGCAAGACAAGATGGACAACATCTCCAAAGTGAAGACATTAATGGGGTCCCTAAGAGAAGCAATACCG ACTACTCTGAAGTCAGCTGCTCAAATTCTACATCAAAATCACACTACTGACTCAAATTCTCA aaagGGTGTCACAGATACTCCTGTGTTGAGATTTGACAAAAACCTAGAGGAATTATATTCCCTGTGTGATCAAATGGAACTTCATTTG CGTACAGCAGTGACATGCATCCAGCAAGCACAGTCTGCATCACATTATCTTCCACTGACTGTGATTCCTTCGAGACTTGACTCTGGAAGCACTCAG GAGACGACACTGAGCTACCCTGCTTACCTGAACACGGTGCGGTTGCAAATCTCATATGCGAAGGACATCCACGATTTGCTGGTGGCCGCTGCACAGAACATCGCGCCAACTGAATGA